In one window of Falco cherrug isolate bFalChe1 chromosome 10, bFalChe1.pri, whole genome shotgun sequence DNA:
- the SMIM38 gene encoding small integral membrane protein 38, which translates to MESVLLMFLLVVIILIRFVLWSCLSAYIDYKLAQRFPDTRKEH; encoded by the coding sequence ATGGAATCAGTCCTTTTGATGTTTTTACTGGTGGTAATTATATTAATACGATTCGTTTTGTGGTCCTGTCTTAGTGCTTATATAGATTATAAACTGGCTCAAAGGTTTCCTGACACAAGAAAGGAGCACTAA